A genome region from Candidatus Eremiobacterota bacterium includes the following:
- a CDS encoding MarR family transcriptional regulator: MQQIVDLESRTTRDDHLSVRVWLRLLACTNLVEGRIAGKLREGFDTTLPRFDFLSQLERNPAGLRMTEISKRMMVTGGNVTRIADQLLGEGLISRTVAPGDRRAAIVRLTAAGRRAFAEMARRHERWIVELFGGLTESERTQLYALLAKLKRHLNALESDAAR, translated from the coding sequence ATGCAGCAGATCGTCGACCTCGAGTCGCGGACGACGCGCGACGACCATTTGTCGGTGCGGGTCTGGCTGCGGCTCTTGGCGTGCACGAACCTCGTCGAGGGCCGCATCGCGGGGAAGCTCCGCGAGGGGTTCGACACGACGCTCCCTCGCTTCGACTTCCTCTCGCAGCTCGAGCGCAACCCGGCCGGCTTGCGCATGACCGAGATCTCCAAGCGGATGATGGTGACCGGCGGGAACGTCACCCGCATCGCCGACCAGCTGCTCGGCGAAGGGCTGATCTCGCGCACCGTCGCGCCCGGCGACCGGCGCGCCGCCATCGTGCGGCTCACCGCCGCCGGCCGCCGCGCCTTCGCCGAGATGGCGCGGCGCCACGAACGCTGGATCGTCGAGCTGTTCGGCGGCCTCACCGAGAGCGAGCGCACACAGCTTTACGCGCTCCTCGCCAAGCTCAAACGCCACCTCAACGCCCTCGAAAGCGACGCCGCGCGATGA
- a CDS encoding bifunctional salicylyl-CoA 5-hydroxylase/oxidoreductase (catalyzes the conversion of salicylyl-CoA to gentisyl-CoA) has protein sequence RAQGGAGLVFTEMTCVAPEGRISPGCAGMYRDEHVPAWTRIVDFVHTYTKAKIALQLGHAGPKGSTQRGWEEPDEPLPAGNWPLLAPSPIAYGERNQLPRAMTRADMERVKEQFVRAAEMGLACGFDLLELHCAHGYLLSSFITPLTNRRTDAYGGSLENRLRYPLEVFAAIRAVWPAHKPISVRISATDWVEGGITANDAVEVARAFDAAGADLIDVSAGQTSRLAQPVYGRMFQTPFSDKIRNELRIATMAVGNITDADQVNSIIAAGRADLVALARPHLADPYFTLHAAAQLGYDEQHWPEQYLPGREQYLRNLRRAAQMAADAATEVTR, from the coding sequence GCGCGCGCAGGGCGGCGCGGGGCTCGTCTTCACGGAGATGACTTGCGTCGCGCCGGAAGGGCGCATCTCGCCGGGCTGCGCCGGGATGTACCGCGACGAGCACGTGCCTGCGTGGACGCGGATCGTCGACTTCGTCCACACCTACACGAAGGCGAAGATCGCGCTGCAGCTCGGCCACGCCGGCCCGAAAGGCTCGACGCAGCGCGGCTGGGAGGAGCCGGACGAACCCCTTCCCGCCGGCAACTGGCCGCTGCTGGCGCCTTCGCCGATCGCGTACGGCGAGCGCAACCAGCTCCCGCGCGCGATGACGCGCGCCGACATGGAGCGCGTCAAAGAGCAGTTCGTGCGCGCGGCGGAGATGGGGCTGGCCTGCGGGTTCGACCTGCTGGAGCTGCACTGCGCGCACGGCTACCTGCTCTCCTCGTTCATCACGCCGCTGACGAACCGCCGCACCGACGCGTACGGCGGCTCGCTCGAGAACCGGCTGCGCTACCCGCTCGAGGTGTTCGCGGCGATCCGCGCGGTATGGCCGGCACACAAGCCGATCTCGGTGCGCATCTCGGCGACCGATTGGGTTGAGGGCGGGATCACGGCGAACGACGCGGTCGAGGTCGCGCGCGCCTTCGACGCGGCGGGCGCCGACCTGATCGACGTCTCGGCAGGGCAGACCTCGCGCCTCGCGCAGCCGGTCTACGGCCGGATGTTCCAGACGCCGTTCTCGGACAAGATTCGCAACGAGCTGCGCATCGCGACGATGGCGGTCGGCAACATCACCGACGCCGACCAGGTGAACAGCATCATCGCGGCGGGGCGCGCCGATCTCGTCGCGCTCGCGCGGCCGCACCTGGCCGATCCGTACTTCACGCTGCACGCCGCGGCGCAGCTCGGCTACGACGAGCAGCACTGGCCCGAGCAGTACCTGCCGGGACGCGAACAATACCTGCGCAACCTGCGCCGGGCCGCGCAGATGGCGGCCGACGCCGCCACGGAGGTCACGCGCTGA
- a CDS encoding enoyl-CoA hydratase family protein: MNRDRTLATYEARHFLWRAERGVATLTLNRPERKNPLTFESYAELRDLFRELVYARDVHVVVIAGEGGNFCSGGDVHEIIAPLTAMAMPELLAFTRMTGDVVKAMRACPQPIVAAVDGVCAGAGAMLALASDVRYGTPSARVAFLFTRVGLAGADMGACALLPRVIGHGRAAELLYSGRAMPAEEALAWGFFNRLCEPGALLPEAHAFAQTLADGPAFGHAMTKKMLHQEWAMGLDEAIEAEAQAQAICMQTKDFRRAYEAFAAKRTPVFEGD, encoded by the coding sequence ATGAACCGAGACCGAACGCTCGCGACCTACGAGGCGCGGCACTTCCTGTGGCGCGCCGAGCGCGGCGTGGCGACGCTCACGCTGAACCGGCCGGAGCGCAAGAACCCGCTCACGTTCGAGTCGTACGCCGAGCTGCGCGACCTGTTTCGCGAGCTCGTCTACGCGCGCGACGTGCACGTGGTCGTGATCGCGGGCGAAGGCGGAAACTTCTGCTCGGGCGGCGACGTGCACGAGATCATCGCGCCGCTCACCGCGATGGCGATGCCGGAGCTGCTCGCCTTCACGCGCATGACCGGCGACGTCGTCAAGGCGATGCGCGCCTGTCCGCAGCCGATCGTCGCCGCGGTCGACGGCGTCTGCGCCGGCGCCGGCGCGATGCTCGCGCTCGCCTCGGACGTGCGCTACGGGACGCCGAGCGCGCGCGTCGCGTTCCTGTTCACGCGCGTGGGGCTCGCCGGCGCCGACATGGGCGCGTGCGCGCTGCTGCCGCGCGTGATCGGCCACGGGCGCGCCGCCGAGCTGCTCTACAGCGGCCGCGCGATGCCCGCCGAGGAGGCGCTGGCGTGGGGATTCTTCAACCGCCTGTGCGAGCCCGGTGCGCTGCTGCCCGAAGCGCACGCGTTCGCGCAAACGCTCGCCGACGGGCCGGCGTTCGGCCACGCGATGACGAAGAAGATGCTGCACCAGGAATGGGCGATGGGGCTCGACGAGGCGATCGAAGCGGAGGCGCAAGCGCAAGCGATCTGCATGCAGACGAAGGACTTCCGCCGCGCCTACGAGGCGTTCGCCGCGAAGCGCACGCCCGTGTTCGAAGGCGACTGA